One region of Mycobacterium riyadhense genomic DNA includes:
- a CDS encoding LLM class flavin-dependent oxidoreductase, with product MRFSIAIPQLDSGGFDDAGLRSYLARAEDLGFEGGWVLEQIIGEAPLLAPLELLAYSAACTQRLRLGVAVLVTSLHDPLQLASAATAVDRLSHGRLDLGVAPGGGRRRFAAFGVEKATHIRYFTQGLELMKAAWSDEPRVTFHGQFRDVDDLPVQPKPVQRPHPPIWFGGHAPKALARAVRHGDAFLGAGSSTTAAFAEAVAILRQELAQQHKDPARFTIGKRVYLMIDDDADRARERVLAGLRRIYGEMPGIDTVPVSGTPADVARGLAEVIDAGAQMLLLNPVGPDVAQNREQLERLAAEVIPRLT from the coding sequence GTGAGGTTCTCGATCGCGATCCCCCAACTCGACTCCGGTGGCTTCGACGACGCCGGGCTGCGCTCCTATCTCGCGCGCGCTGAAGACCTCGGGTTCGAAGGAGGCTGGGTACTCGAGCAGATCATCGGCGAAGCGCCGTTGCTGGCCCCGCTGGAGCTGCTGGCGTATTCGGCGGCCTGCACGCAGCGGCTGCGCCTGGGCGTTGCCGTGCTGGTGACGTCGCTTCATGACCCGCTGCAGCTGGCCTCGGCCGCTACCGCTGTGGATCGGCTCAGTCACGGTCGGCTCGACCTCGGCGTCGCACCCGGCGGCGGCCGTCGCCGGTTCGCCGCCTTCGGCGTCGAGAAAGCCACGCATATCCGGTATTTCACGCAGGGCCTGGAATTGATGAAAGCGGCCTGGTCCGACGAACCCAGGGTGACGTTCCATGGCCAGTTCCGCGACGTCGACGATCTGCCGGTCCAACCCAAGCCGGTGCAGCGCCCACACCCACCGATCTGGTTCGGGGGTCACGCCCCCAAGGCCCTGGCGCGCGCGGTCCGCCACGGTGATGCATTCCTCGGAGCGGGATCGTCGACGACCGCGGCCTTCGCCGAAGCCGTCGCCATACTGCGCCAGGAACTCGCTCAACAGCACAAAGACCCCGCGCGCTTCACCATCGGCAAACGCGTCTATCTGATGATTGACGACGATGCCGACCGGGCCCGCGAACGTGTGCTCGCGGGGCTGCGGCGGATCTACGGCGAGATGCCCGGCATCGACACGGTGCCGGTGTCGGGAACGCCCGCCGACGTCGCCCGCGGCCTGGCCGAGGTGATCGACGCCGGTGCCCAGATGCTGCTGCTCAACCCCGTCGGCCCCGACGTCGCACAGAACCGCGAACAGCTGGAACGCCTTGCCGCCGAAGTGATTCCGCGGCTCACCTAG
- the sppA gene encoding signal peptide peptidase SppA yields MVAFLPSLPGADDVRALVSRVDTARHHGVPNGCVLEFNLRSMPPETTGFDPVAIITGAGRPMALRDAVAAIHRAADDPRVAGLIARVQLPPSPIGAVQELRAAIAAFSAAKPSLAWAETYPGTLSYYLASAFGEVWMQPSGGVGLIGFASNAMFLRDALHKAGIEAQFVARGEYKSAANLFTEDGYTDAHREAVTRMLESIQDQVWQAVAESRNLDVGALDELANRAPLLRDDAVNSGLIDRIGFRDEAYSRIAELIGAEDNSDEKPPRMYLARYAGSARSRLAPPVPSIPGRKAKPTIAVVTLEGPIINGRGGPQFLPIGPSSAGGDTIAAALREVAADDSVSAIVLRVDSPGGSVTASETIWREVQRARDRGKPVVASMGAIAASGGYYVSMGADAIVANPGTITGSIGVITGKLVVRDLKDRLGVRSDTVRTNANADAWSIDAPFTPQQQARREAEADLFYTDFVERVAQGRNLSTEAVDVVARGRVWTGVDALERGLVDELGGFRTAVRRAKVLAGLDEDTEVRIVSYPGSSLRDLVRPRTSSQPAAASLPDAVGALLARSVVGLIDHVEQTLSDVSVLWLGESRF; encoded by the coding sequence ATGGTCGCCTTTCTGCCGTCCCTCCCCGGTGCCGACGACGTGCGCGCACTGGTCAGCCGGGTCGATACCGCCCGCCATCATGGCGTACCCAACGGCTGCGTGCTCGAATTCAACCTGCGGTCCATGCCGCCGGAGACGACAGGCTTCGACCCCGTCGCGATCATCACCGGGGCCGGGCGGCCGATGGCTCTGCGCGATGCCGTCGCCGCGATCCACCGTGCCGCCGACGATCCCCGGGTCGCCGGGTTGATCGCCCGCGTACAACTCCCGCCTTCGCCGATCGGAGCGGTTCAGGAGCTGCGGGCAGCCATCGCGGCCTTCAGCGCGGCCAAGCCGTCGCTGGCTTGGGCCGAGACCTATCCGGGAACGTTGTCCTACTACCTGGCTTCGGCGTTCGGCGAAGTCTGGATGCAGCCCTCCGGCGGCGTCGGGCTGATCGGCTTCGCCAGCAACGCCATGTTTCTTCGCGATGCGCTGCACAAGGCGGGCATTGAAGCCCAGTTTGTTGCCCGGGGCGAATACAAGTCGGCGGCAAACCTTTTCACCGAAGACGGCTACACCGACGCTCACCGCGAAGCTGTCACCCGGATGCTGGAAAGCATCCAAGACCAGGTGTGGCAAGCGGTTGCCGAGTCGCGCAACCTTGACGTGGGCGCGCTCGACGAGCTGGCCAACCGGGCTCCGCTGTTGCGTGATGACGCGGTGAACTCGGGCCTGATCGACCGGATTGGATTCCGGGACGAAGCCTATTCGCGTATCGCGGAATTGATTGGTGCGGAGGATAATTCAGACGAAAAGCCGCCCCGAATGTACTTGGCGCGCTATGCCGGTTCGGCGCGGTCGCGGTTGGCGCCACCCGTGCCGTCGATTCCCGGCCGCAAGGCCAAGCCGACGATCGCGGTGGTCACCCTCGAAGGTCCGATTATCAACGGACGTGGGGGGCCGCAGTTTCTGCCGATCGGTCCGTCCAGTGCCGGTGGCGACACCATCGCGGCGGCGCTGCGGGAAGTTGCTGCCGACGATTCAGTGTCGGCGATCGTGCTGCGGGTGGACAGTCCGGGGGGTTCGGTCACCGCATCGGAGACCATCTGGCGTGAGGTACAGCGCGCCCGCGACCGCGGCAAGCCGGTGGTGGCGTCGATGGGTGCGATCGCTGCCTCCGGTGGCTATTACGTCTCGATGGGCGCCGACGCGATCGTGGCCAACCCGGGCACGATCACCGGTTCGATCGGCGTGATCACCGGGAAGCTTGTGGTCCGTGATCTGAAGGATCGGCTGGGCGTCAGGTCAGATACGGTGCGCACCAACGCCAATGCCGACGCCTGGTCGATAGACGCGCCCTTCACGCCGCAGCAGCAGGCCCGCCGGGAGGCGGAGGCGGATCTGTTCTACACCGACTTCGTGGAGCGCGTTGCGCAGGGCCGAAACCTAAGTACCGAAGCCGTGGATGTTGTTGCGCGGGGCAGGGTCTGGACCGGGGTCGACGCCCTCGAACGCGGCTTGGTCGATGAACTCGGCGGCTTTCGTACCGCGGTGCGCCGCGCCAAGGTGCTGGCCGGGCTGGACGAGGACACCGAGGTCCGCATCGTCAGCTATCCGGGCTCGTCGCTGCGCGATCTGGTCCGACCGCGAACGTCGTCGCAACCGGCTGCGGCATCGCTGCCTGATGCGGTGGGAGCGCTGCTCGCCCGATCGGTCGTCGGACTCATCGACCACGTGGAGCAGACGCTGAGCGACGTAAGCGTGCTGTGGCTGGGGGAGTCGCGCTTTTAG